The following is a genomic window from Spirosoma foliorum.
GCCACAGGATTACCATCGCTTTTTCGACACGTGGTGGCAGCGTGATTTAACTGCTATGATTCAACGCGACCGAAATCATCCGTCCATCATTCTCTGGAGTATCGGGAACGAAATCAACGAGCGGGCTGATCCATCCGGGCTGGAGATCACGAAAAAACTGACGGATGAAGCGCATCGGTTAGATCCAACACGCCCAGTCACCGAAGCACTTTGTGTGTTTTGGGAGCATCCCAAAAAAGTCTGGGAAGATTCCGACAAGGCCTTTGCGATCCTGGATGTAGGCGGTTATAACTACGAATGGAAGCACAACGAATCGGATCATCAGCGTCATCCCGAGCGGATTATCGTGGGTACTGAAACCTTTGCCAAAGAAGCGTTTGAAAACTGGCAGCAAGTCGAGAAACACCCCTATGTCATCGGCGATTTTGTCTGGACCGCCATGGATTACATGGGCGAGACGGCGATTGGCCATACGATTATTCAGCCGAAAGCGGATAAAGATAGTACAAAGGCGGTGTTACCCTGGCCCTGGTTCAATGCCTGGTGCGGTGATCTGGATTTGATTGGAAGTAAAAAGCCGCAATCCTACTACCGCGATGTTGTCTGGCGAAACCGGCCAATCGCTATGGCTGTCCATAGTCCTATTCCCGACGGTATGAAAGAAACCGTCACCAATTGGGGTTGGCCTGACGAACAGCAAAGTTGGTCCTGGGCAAGTACCGAAGGTAAACCACTTCAGGTACGGGTTTTCTCGCGCAGTCAGTCGGTCCGGCTGGAATTGAATGGCAAACTCATTGGCGAGCAGCAAATTCCCGACAGCACTATCACGGCAACCTTCAGTGTTCCATACGATCCGGGCGTCTTAAAAGCGACTAGCTATGCTAACGGCAAGCCAACGGGCACTGTCGAATTGCGCACTGTGGGTAAACCGCACCACCTTCGTTTAACAGCCGACCGGACGGCTATAAACGCTAGTCGTAACGACCTGTCGTACGTAACGGTTGAAGTGCTGGACGAACAAGGTCAGGTGATTCCAACGGCGAATCTTCCTGTCACCTTCCAACTGGCAGGAGACGGCGAATTGGCGGGTGTGGCCAATGGAAATCCAACGGATTTGAGCAGTTTTCAACAAGCCCGAAAAACGACGTTCCGGGGTCGGTGTTTAGCCGTTGTTCGTCCAAAAGGATTGGCTGGAAGCGTCACACTAACAGCCAGTTCGCCCAATTTGCAATCGGGGCAGTTGATCATTAACGTACGCTAATCAGAATCACTTATTTTGTTGCTTTAGCGGTTAGTAGCCACTCATAGGGGTTTATTGGCAAAGGAAGTCCGTTCGGCTGAATTTGCAGATACATCAGATGCAGATGTGTTGGCGAGCGGGTTTTGTAGGCATTGAACCCCGTTCGCCCCATTTCGGCGAGTTTTTCGCCGGCGTGAACCCACTGGCCCGGCGATACATCTACTTCGCTATTGTGTGCGTAATAAAATAGTCCGTGAAGCGTAGGGTCATACACCCAAATCCAATTTCCGCCCCGATACTCGGAACCGGGTTTCCAATCAGTTTCGATGGCTAATACCAGCCCTCGACTCATGGCTAGTATGTCTACAGGTTTGCTTGTTCGATCGTCGATATTGTCCTGATTACGATCGCTGATAAAAATATCCTGTGCTGGATGGCTTCCCCGCACGTTATAATCAAACAGGTCAAAGCCATTGCCCCGATAACCTTCGCCGTGCGAACCGCCAATGGCACTACTCGAATAACCGCGTATGGGAAACGAAAAATATTGCCCCGTTCGGCGCAGACTGTCGCGCTGGAGCGAATCCTGCTTATAACTCTCCATACTCCGAAACCGAGCTTGCAGGTTGTTCATAATGCTACTGAACTGAAGCCGTGCGGAATCAGGTGTAATGGATTGCTCTCGAATTTGTGTGTATAAGGTCTGGAACTGTTGGCAATAGGTATACAATGTGGGTTCGTCTGTGTTGCTGCTAACAACCTGCGATGAAGCGGCATTGAGCCCCCCAATTAATAATGCCCCTACAATGCCCAGTACTCGCATGAACGAAATTACGTCAATCTTCACTACGCTAATTTTTCGATTAAGTGGCCAAAAATACACAAAGTCATGCGACAGGCCTATGAAAAGATGACTCAAACTAGACAGAAGCATTGATCATCTGGATAGAATACATTAACCGAAAGAGACAGAATTTTACATGTAAAGTCACCAGATAACTACATCTGCAAAGTTATTGGGCTTAGTGAAAAAATATTTTTTACCGACACAGGAAAAATCTCAAATTCATTTGGAAATAAATTTTATTGTGTCGTTATTCGCCCAAATTTAAAACAAACAATGCAAACAGGAACTGTAAAATTCTTTAATGAAACCAAAGGGTTTGGCTTCATTAAACCCGATGAAGGTGGCGAAGATATTTTTGTACACGCTTCCGGTCTCATCGACCAAATCCGTGAAAACGACAAAGTTAAGTTCAATGTCGAGCGCGGTAAGAAAGGCCTAAACGCCGTTAACGTCGAAATAGCTTAATTGTAAGATATAAAGACAACCGTTGTAAAAAACATGCCAGATGGCATGTTTTTTTTTGCCCTGTCGGTTCGTAGAGCCATTTTTGTGGCCACAAACAAAGAGTCAGAAAGTGGTCAGGTATTGGCAAGGTTTAGTCAGAAGTAGTCAGGTGCTGTATGTGTAGAAACGCAATTATTGACAACGCTTGACCATTTTTGACAATATCTGACTACCTCCTGACCTGTTCTACAATACCTGACAGTTCGTATGACCCAATTGCCTGAACAACGTGTGGCTGCCCGACTCGGCCTCAATGCCCGGTCGGTAGCCGCTACGATCGAATTACTCAACGGCGGAGCGACCGTTC
Proteins encoded in this region:
- a CDS encoding glycoside hydrolase family 2 TIM barrel-domain containing protein, which encodes MKRLFLACCLLVSSLAFGQQQPSRNRLFDSDWRFLKDSTVQAEQPAYNDANWRKLDLPHDWSMEDLPNQVTGPFSQASVGGTSTGYTVGGIGWYRKSFTLSSSEKGKSVLIQFDGVYTETDVWLNGHHLGYHPYGYTPFSYDLTPYLSPSGTKNVLAVRVKNLGQNSRWYTGSGIYRHVWLTVAESVHIAPLGISITTPQITEKSAQVQLVATIDNASGKSMPIVLQTQLIAPNGKPAGTVSRQTVTVSATGQAESKQMLRLDSPQLWSPETPYLYKAKVVIWQGTKRLDSVMTTFGIRSIEFSASRGFVLNGKRVLLKGGCIHHDNGPLGAAAIDRAEERKIELLKANGFNAIRTSHNPPSSALLDACDRLGMLVIDEAFDMWQRPKKPQDYHRFFDTWWQRDLTAMIQRDRNHPSIILWSIGNEINERADPSGLEITKKLTDEAHRLDPTRPVTEALCVFWEHPKKVWEDSDKAFAILDVGGYNYEWKHNESDHQRHPERIIVGTETFAKEAFENWQQVEKHPYVIGDFVWTAMDYMGETAIGHTIIQPKADKDSTKAVLPWPWFNAWCGDLDLIGSKKPQSYYRDVVWRNRPIAMAVHSPIPDGMKETVTNWGWPDEQQSWSWASTEGKPLQVRVFSRSQSVRLELNGKLIGEQQIPDSTITATFSVPYDPGVLKATSYANGKPTGTVELRTVGKPHHLRLTADRTAINASRNDLSYVTVEVLDEQGQVIPTANLPVTFQLAGDGELAGVANGNPTDLSSFQQARKTTFRGRCLAVVRPKGLAGSVTLTASSPNLQSGQLIINVR
- a CDS encoding M23 family metallopeptidase, encoding MRVLGIVGALLIGGLNAASSQVVSSNTDEPTLYTYCQQFQTLYTQIREQSITPDSARLQFSSIMNNLQARFRSMESYKQDSLQRDSLRRTGQYFSFPIRGYSSSAIGGSHGEGYRGNGFDLFDYNVRGSHPAQDIFISDRNQDNIDDRTSKPVDILAMSRGLVLAIETDWKPGSEYRGGNWIWVYDPTLHGLFYYAHNSEVDVSPGQWVHAGEKLAEMGRTGFNAYKTRSPTHLHLMYLQIQPNGLPLPINPYEWLLTAKATK
- a CDS encoding cold-shock protein, with product MQTGTVKFFNETKGFGFIKPDEGGEDIFVHASGLIDQIRENDKVKFNVERGKKGLNAVNVEIA